From the Pseudomonas baltica genome, one window contains:
- the waaC gene encoding lipopolysaccharide heptosyltransferase I produces the protein MRVLLIKTSSLGDVIHTLPALTDAARAIPGIRFDWVVEEGFVELPSWHPAVDKVIPVAIRRWRKNLWQTHKSGEWKLFKQRVRERHYDLVIDAQGLLKSAWLTRYVKAPVAGLDPKSVREPMASRFYDRRLAVSRNQHAVERLRQLFALALGYDLPASLGDYGLDHSQLFTGPALRPFVMFLHGTTWDTKFWPEAYWRELAERLGLAGIDVRLPWGNQAEQARAYRIATGLNNVHVLPKLNLAGVAKVLASAKACVAVDTGLGHLAAALDVPTLSLFGPTNPGLTGAYGKGQVHLASDFACAPCLQKKCTYQPTPDDLVKFNIKREWPLCFTRVNPERVAGRLSALLLAEDLR, from the coding sequence GTGCGGGTACTGCTGATCAAGACGTCATCGCTGGGCGATGTCATTCATACCCTGCCGGCCCTGACCGATGCCGCACGGGCCATCCCTGGCATTCGCTTCGACTGGGTGGTGGAAGAAGGCTTCGTCGAGTTGCCGAGCTGGCACCCTGCGGTGGATAAAGTCATCCCGGTGGCCATCCGCCGCTGGCGCAAGAACCTGTGGCAGACCCACAAGTCCGGCGAGTGGAAGCTGTTCAAGCAGCGCGTTCGCGAGCGCCATTACGATCTGGTGATCGACGCCCAGGGCCTGCTCAAAAGCGCCTGGCTGACGCGCTACGTGAAGGCCCCAGTGGCCGGCCTTGACCCAAAATCGGTGCGCGAACCGATGGCCAGCCGCTTCTATGATCGGCGCCTGGCGGTAAGCCGCAATCAGCACGCGGTCGAGCGTTTGCGCCAGTTGTTCGCTCTGGCGCTGGGCTACGACCTGCCCGCCAGCCTTGGCGACTACGGTCTCGATCATTCGCAATTGTTCACCGGGCCTGCACTGCGGCCGTTCGTGATGTTCTTGCATGGCACCACCTGGGACACCAAGTTCTGGCCCGAGGCCTACTGGCGCGAACTGGCTGAACGCCTGGGCCTGGCGGGTATCGATGTGCGCCTGCCATGGGGCAACCAGGCCGAGCAGGCGCGCGCCTATCGCATCGCCACGGGCTTGAATAACGTCCATGTACTGCCCAAATTGAACCTGGCGGGGGTGGCCAAGGTGCTGGCCTCGGCCAAGGCCTGCGTGGCGGTCGATACCGGTCTCGGGCACTTGGCGGCGGCGCTGGATGTGCCCACGCTGTCGTTGTTCGGCCCTACCAATCCGGGGTTGACCGGTGCCTACGGCAAGGGCCAGGTGCACTTGGCGAGCGACTTCGCCTGCGCGCCCTGCCTGCAGAAAAAATGCACGTATCAACCGACGCCAGATGACCTGGTGAAATTCAATATCAAGCGCGAGTGGCCTTTGTGCTTCACGCGCGTCAATCCCGAGCGTGTGGCAGGCCGACTGAGCGCGTTGTTACTGGCTGAGGATCTTCGTTGA
- a CDS encoding glycosyltransferase family 4 protein, with protein sequence MQLAFVLYKYFPFGGLQRDFMRIALECQQRGHQIRVYTLIWEGDVPPGFEVLVAPVKALFNHRRNEKLLAWMQADLAKRPVDRVIGFNKMPGLDVYYAADGCFEDKAQTLRNGLYRRWGRYRHFAEYERAVFAPEAKTDVLMISEVQQPLFIKHYHTPLQRFHLLPPGIALDRRAPANAAEIRAEFRGEFMLEDDELLIVQIGSGFKTKGVDRSLKALAGLPSALRKRVRMLVIGQDDPKVFQLQSVALGLGDRVQFLKGRSDIPRFLLGADLLIHPAYNENTGTVLLEAQVAGLPVLVSAVCGYAHYIAEADSGLVLDEPFEQAQLNRYLETMLSDDEARATWSRNGLAFADTADLYSMPQHAADVILAERP encoded by the coding sequence ATGCAACTGGCATTCGTGCTCTACAAATACTTTCCATTTGGCGGCTTGCAGCGTGATTTCATGCGCATCGCCCTGGAATGCCAGCAGCGTGGGCATCAGATTCGCGTGTACACCTTGATCTGGGAGGGCGACGTGCCCCCCGGTTTCGAAGTGCTGGTTGCGCCGGTCAAGGCCCTCTTCAATCATCGGCGCAACGAGAAACTATTGGCGTGGATGCAGGCCGACCTGGCCAAGCGCCCGGTCGATCGAGTAATCGGCTTCAACAAGATGCCCGGTCTCGACGTTTACTACGCCGCCGACGGCTGCTTCGAGGACAAGGCGCAGACCCTGCGCAATGGCCTCTACCGCCGTTGGGGTCGGTATCGCCACTTTGCCGAATACGAGCGGGCGGTGTTTGCCCCCGAAGCGAAAACCGACGTGTTGATGATTTCCGAGGTGCAGCAGCCGCTGTTCATCAAGCATTACCACACGCCGTTGCAGCGCTTCCATCTGCTGCCGCCAGGCATTGCGCTGGATCGCCGCGCGCCGGCCAATGCGGCCGAAATTCGCGCCGAGTTTCGTGGCGAGTTCATGCTCGAAGACGATGAACTGCTGATCGTGCAGATCGGTTCGGGGTTCAAGACCAAGGGTGTCGATCGCAGCCTCAAGGCGTTGGCGGGGTTGCCGTCGGCGCTGCGCAAGCGCGTACGCATGTTGGTTATCGGCCAGGATGATCCCAAGGTGTTCCAACTGCAAAGCGTAGCGCTGGGCCTTGGTGATCGTGTGCAGTTCCTCAAGGGCCGCAGTGATATTCCGCGTTTCCTGCTGGGGGCCGACCTGTTGATTCATCCGGCCTATAACGAGAACACCGGCACGGTGCTACTCGAAGCCCAAGTGGCTGGTTTGCCGGTGCTGGTGTCCGCCGTGTGCGGCTATGCCCACTACATTGCCGAGGCCGACAGTGGCCTGGTGCTCGACGAGCCGTTCGAACAGGCGCAGCTCAATCGTTATCTCGAGACCATGCTCAGTGACGACGAGGCGCGTGCGACCTGGTCGCGCAATGGCCTGGCGTTCGCCGACACGGCCGACCTCTACAGCATGCCGCAGCACGCGGCCGATGTGATTCTGGCGGAGCGCCCATGA
- the rfaP gene encoding lipopolysaccharide core heptose(I) kinase RfaP, translated as MKLKLAEPFQRLWAGRDPFVEVEGLQGVVYRELEARRTLRTEVAGRGYFVKIHRGIGWGEIFKNLLTAKLPVLGAGQEWQAIQRLQEVGVPTMTAVAYGERGSNPADQHSFIVTEELAPTVSLEDYSLDWEKNPPAPALKHALIAEVARMTGMMHRAGVNHRDCYICHFLLHTDTEVTPEHFKLSVIDLHRAQTRSRISRRWRDKDLAALYFSALGIGLTQRDKLRFLQGYFQQPLRQILRDEASLLGWLDGKANKLLDRKQRYGDAL; from the coding sequence ATGAAGCTGAAACTGGCCGAGCCGTTCCAGCGCCTGTGGGCCGGGCGCGATCCCTTTGTTGAAGTCGAGGGCTTACAGGGGGTGGTCTACCGCGAACTCGAGGCGCGACGCACCTTGCGCACCGAGGTGGCAGGGCGCGGCTATTTCGTCAAGATCCATCGCGGCATCGGCTGGGGCGAGATCTTCAAGAATCTGCTGACCGCCAAACTGCCCGTGTTGGGTGCCGGCCAGGAATGGCAGGCCATCCAGCGGCTGCAAGAGGTCGGGGTGCCGACCATGACCGCCGTGGCCTACGGCGAGCGCGGCAGCAATCCGGCCGATCAGCATTCGTTCATCGTCACCGAAGAGCTGGCGCCGACCGTCAGTCTTGAGGACTACAGCCTCGACTGGGAGAAAAACCCGCCAGCCCCGGCCCTCAAACATGCACTGATTGCCGAGGTGGCACGCATGACCGGCATGATGCACCGCGCCGGGGTCAATCATCGCGACTGCTATATCTGCCATTTTTTGCTGCACACCGACACCGAGGTCACCCCTGAGCATTTCAAGCTTTCGGTGATCGACCTGCACCGTGCCCAGACCCGCTCGCGCATCAGCCGCCGCTGGCGCGACAAGGACTTGGCCGCGCTGTATTTTTCGGCATTGGGCATTGGCCTGACGCAGCGCGACAAGCTGCGTTTTCTGCAAGGCTATTTCCAGCAGCCACTGCGCCAGATCCTGCGCGACGAGGCGTCGTTGCTGGGCTGGCTGGACGGCAAGGCGAACAAGCTGCTCGATCGAAAGCAGCGTTATGGTGATGCCCTTTGA
- a CDS encoding lipopolysaccharide kinase InaA family protein encodes MRLSELKSLGRTPALPIDIRLADAAGAGTLQLLSLLRVLPGQRYVGAAVWRGRPVLAKLLVGSRAARHFQREVAGVKALAAQGLPTPTLLAEGLQEGEGGWLLFEFLPQAQSLAQAWAEVEALPMLADEQQAVLAEALTAVAQMHAKGLWQEDLHLDNLLRANGQLYLIDGAGIQVEQAGQPLSRPKVLENLGVLFAQLPKTLEPFIEELLVHYLLANGEHGLPLEALLKQIDKVRQWRLRDFIAKVGRECSLFSVHRGAFALQAVRRREVAAMQPVLEQADALLDQGLLYKTGGAATVGKVDVGGRLLVIKRYNIKGVGHWFKRFWRPSRAWHSWVEGNRLAFLGIATPTPLAVLEHRFLWLRRRAYLVTEYCAGTDAIRHLEPYRDSGEIPEAELSGLQQLFNDLIRQRISHGDMKGYNLFWQDGRWALIDLDAVCQHVSAGSFAPAFERDRARFLRNWPQGSALHCVLDEQLPRM; translated from the coding sequence ATGCGTTTGTCTGAACTCAAATCGCTGGGCCGTACGCCAGCGCTGCCGATCGATATCCGGCTGGCCGATGCCGCAGGCGCCGGGACCTTGCAATTGCTCAGCCTGCTGCGTGTGCTGCCGGGGCAACGTTACGTAGGCGCCGCCGTGTGGCGCGGGCGCCCGGTGCTGGCCAAATTGCTGGTGGGTAGCCGCGCGGCGCGGCATTTCCAGCGCGAGGTCGCTGGCGTCAAGGCGCTGGCCGCCCAAGGCCTGCCAACCCCGACGCTGCTTGCCGAGGGCTTGCAGGAAGGCGAGGGCGGCTGGTTGCTGTTCGAGTTTTTACCGCAGGCGCAGAGCCTGGCGCAGGCCTGGGCCGAGGTTGAAGCGCTGCCGATGTTGGCCGATGAGCAACAAGCGGTGCTGGCCGAGGCATTGACCGCGGTGGCGCAGATGCATGCCAAGGGCCTGTGGCAGGAGGACCTGCACCTCGACAACCTGCTGCGAGCCAACGGGCAGCTGTATTTGATCGACGGCGCCGGCATTCAAGTCGAGCAGGCCGGGCAGCCGTTGTCGCGCCCCAAAGTGCTGGAAAATCTGGGGGTGTTGTTCGCCCAGCTGCCCAAGACGCTGGAACCTTTTATCGAAGAATTGCTGGTGCACTATCTGCTGGCCAACGGCGAGCACGGCTTGCCGCTGGAGGCGCTGCTCAAGCAGATCGACAAGGTCCGCCAGTGGCGCCTGCGTGACTTCATTGCCAAGGTCGGCCGTGAATGCAGTCTCTTCTCTGTGCATCGAGGTGCTTTCGCATTGCAGGCTGTTCGACGCCGCGAAGTAGCGGCGATGCAGCCGGTGCTGGAGCAGGCCGATGCCTTGCTCGATCAGGGCCTGCTGTACAAGACCGGCGGCGCGGCCACCGTGGGCAAAGTGGACGTCGGTGGGCGGCTGCTGGTGATCAAGCGTTACAACATCAAGGGTGTGGGGCACTGGTTCAAGCGTTTCTGGCGTCCGAGCCGGGCCTGGCATTCGTGGGTCGAGGGCAATCGCCTGGCGTTCCTCGGGATTGCCACCCCTACGCCACTGGCCGTGCTGGAGCATCGATTCCTGTGGTTGCGTCGGCGCGCCTATCTGGTGACCGAATACTGTGCCGGGACCGATGCCATCCGCCATCTGGAGCCATACCGCGACAGCGGCGAGATTCCCGAGGCCGAGCTGTCGGGGTTGCAGCAGTTGTTCAACGATTTGATTCGCCAGCGCATCAGCCATGGTGACATGAAGGGCTACAACCTGTTCTGGCAGGATGGGCGCTGGGCGTTGATCGATCTCGATGCGGTTTGTCAGCACGTCAGTGCGGGGAGTTTCGCCCCGGCGTTCGAGCGGGATCGGGCGCGGTTTTTGCGTAATTGGCCACAAGGATCGGCACTGCATTGCGTGCTCGACGAGCAGTTACCGCGGATGTGA